CATCGATCCCGACGGATTGCTCGAATTCTCGGTGGTCTACACCGACCGCTCACTCAACCACATGTCCAAGCGCTTCACCGGCGTGATGCAGGACATCCTGGCCACGCTCAAGCAGGTCTACCACGCGCACACCGCCGTGCTGGTGCCCGGCAGCGGCACCTTCGGCATGGAAGCCGTGGCGCGGCAGTTTGCCAACCAGCAGAAGGTGCTGATCGTGCGCAACGGCTGGTTCAGCTACCGCTGGAGCCAGATCTTCGACGCCGGCGGCCTGGGCGGCGGCGCCGTGGTCTGCAAGGCGCGCCGCACCGGCGAGGGCTCGCAGGCGCCGTGGCAGCCCGCGCCGGCCGGCGAGGTGGCCGCGGCCATCCGCGCCGAGAAGCCCAAGGTGGTGTTTGCGCCGCACGTGGAAACCGCCAGCGGCATCATCCTGCCCGACGGCTACCTGCGGACCGTGGCCGAGGCCGCGCACGAGGTGGGCGCGCTGTTCGTGCTCGACTGCGTGGCTTCGGGCGCGATGTGGGTGGACATGCAGGCCACCGGCGTGGACGTGCTCATCAGCGCGCCGCAAAAGGGCTGGAGCAGCTCGCCCTGCTGCGCCATGGTGATGCTCAGCGAGCGTGCACGCCAGGCCATCGAGGGCACCACGAGCAGCAGCTTCTCATGCGACCTCAAGAAGTGGATGCAGATCGCCGAAGGCTACGAAAAAGGCCAGCATGCCTACCACACCACCATGCCCACCGACGCGCTGGTGCGCCTGCGCGACGTGATGTTGGAGACGCGCGACTATGGTTTCGACAAGGTGCGCGCCGAGCAGATCGAGCTCGGCACCAAGGTGCGCGCGCTGCTGGAGTCGCGCGGCTTTCCCAGCGTGGCGGCCGACGGCTACAAGGCGCCCGGCGTGGTGGTGAGCTACACCACCGACCCCGGCATCCAGAACGGCAGGAAGTTCATCGAAGCCGGCCTGCAGACCGCCGCCGGCGTGCCCCTGCAATGCGACGAACCGGCCGATTTCCAGACCTTCCGCATCGGCCTCTTCGGGCTGGAGAAGTGGCACAGCGTGGACCGCATGGTGGACCATCTGGCGACGGCGCTGGACAAGGTGGCGCCTGCCGGCGCTCGCTGAGGCCGAGCCCCGCCGCCGGGCATCAGCGCGGCAGATGCCCCTGCACCCAGCGCACGATGTCGGCCGCGGTGCGCAGGGCGCCGGCCTGGCGCGCCACCTCGCGGCCGCCCACGAACAGGGCCAGGGTGGGAATGCTGCGGATG
This Variovorax terrae DNA region includes the following protein-coding sequences:
- a CDS encoding aminotransferase class V-fold PLP-dependent enzyme, which encodes MPGLLPHIDPDGLLEFSVVYTDRSLNHMSKRFTGVMQDILATLKQVYHAHTAVLVPGSGTFGMEAVARQFANQQKVLIVRNGWFSYRWSQIFDAGGLGGGAVVCKARRTGEGSQAPWQPAPAGEVAAAIRAEKPKVVFAPHVETASGIILPDGYLRTVAEAAHEVGALFVLDCVASGAMWVDMQATGVDVLISAPQKGWSSSPCCAMVMLSERARQAIEGTTSSSFSCDLKKWMQIAEGYEKGQHAYHTTMPTDALVRLRDVMLETRDYGFDKVRAEQIELGTKVRALLESRGFPSVAADGYKAPGVVVSYTTDPGIQNGRKFIEAGLQTAAGVPLQCDEPADFQTFRIGLFGLEKWHSVDRMVDHLATALDKVAPAGAR